A portion of the Phyllopteryx taeniolatus isolate TA_2022b chromosome 15, UOR_Ptae_1.2, whole genome shotgun sequence genome contains these proteins:
- the zcchc9 gene encoding zinc finger CCHC domain-containing protein 9 isoform X1 — translation MPFETEGGDRAPFSLVFQTRKKITKPTSGKTATHGALTFKVHFLGLYVLLWLAAMTRWARANNVHKHKAAEATPWSQLRASGAPKGGGEPQRNHARGTQPSGSAVKKANRKKKDYTDQDVNGFLEFLQQNGQTTTADGQEELRQEVEGALRKDQRRENRRLKRQTDKKSKMLCFNCRKPGHGLADCPDAERDREMGRGICYRCGSTEHEIQRCRAKVDPAVGDFPYAKCFICSQTGHLSRSCPDNPKGLYAQGGSCRVCGSVEHFQKDCPEHQASSQSVTLGWLSNNMSADHEDVHVPVTKSKPERGKVVVF, via the exons ATGCCCTTCGAAACCGAGGGTGGCGATAGAGCGCCATTTTCTCTTGTTTTCCAAACAAGGAAGAAGATTACTAAACCAACTTCCGGGAAAACAGCGACACATGGCGCTTTAACTTTTAAAG TCCATTTTCTCGGTCTATATGTGCTCCTGTGGCTCGCAGCCATGACGAGGTGGGCGCGGGCCAACAACGTCCACAAGCACAAGGCGGCCGAGGCCACGCCCTGGAGTCAGCTGAGGGCGAGCGGGGCCCCCAAAGGCGGTGGAGAACCTCAGAGGAACCACGCCAGAGGAACCCAGCCGAGCGGCTCCGCGGTGAAGAAGGCCAACAGGAAGAAGAAGGACTACACGGACCAAGACGTCAACGGCTTCCTGGAGTTTCTGCAGCAGAACGGACAAACGACGACGGCGGATGGGCAGGAGGAGCTGAGGCAGGAGGTGGAGGGGGCCTTGAGGAAGGACCAGAGGAGAGAAAACAGGAGGCTCAAGAGGCAGACGGACAAGAAGAGCAAAATG CTGTGCTTCAACTGCAGGAAGCCCGGCCACGGCCTGGCCGACTGTCCCGACGCCGAGCGGGACCGCGAGATGGGCCGCGGCATCTGCTACCGGTGCGGATCCACCGAGCATGAGATCCAGCGCTGCCGGGCCAAAGTGGACCCCGCCGTCG GAGACTTCCCGTACGCCAAGTGCTTCATCTGCAGTCAGACGGGACATTTGTCGCGCTCCTGCCCGGACAACCCCAAAGGCCTCTACGCTCAAG GAGGAAGCTGTCGTGTTTGCGGATCAGTGGAACATTTCCAGAAGGACTGTCCCGAACATCAAGCCTCAA GTCAGAGCGTGACGTTGGGCTGGCTGTCCAACAACATGAGCGCCGACCACGAGGACGTCCACGTTCCCGTCACCAAAAGCAAGCCCGAGCGCGGCAAAGTGGTCGTCTTCTGA
- the zcchc9 gene encoding zinc finger CCHC domain-containing protein 9 isoform X2, translating to MPFETEGGDRAPFSLVFQTRKKITKPTSGKTATHGALTFKAMTRWARANNVHKHKAAEATPWSQLRASGAPKGGGEPQRNHARGTQPSGSAVKKANRKKKDYTDQDVNGFLEFLQQNGQTTTADGQEELRQEVEGALRKDQRRENRRLKRQTDKKSKMLCFNCRKPGHGLADCPDAERDREMGRGICYRCGSTEHEIQRCRAKVDPAVGDFPYAKCFICSQTGHLSRSCPDNPKGLYAQGGSCRVCGSVEHFQKDCPEHQASSQSVTLGWLSNNMSADHEDVHVPVTKSKPERGKVVVF from the exons ATGCCCTTCGAAACCGAGGGTGGCGATAGAGCGCCATTTTCTCTTGTTTTCCAAACAAGGAAGAAGATTACTAAACCAACTTCCGGGAAAACAGCGACACATGGCGCTTTAACTTTTAAAG CCATGACGAGGTGGGCGCGGGCCAACAACGTCCACAAGCACAAGGCGGCCGAGGCCACGCCCTGGAGTCAGCTGAGGGCGAGCGGGGCCCCCAAAGGCGGTGGAGAACCTCAGAGGAACCACGCCAGAGGAACCCAGCCGAGCGGCTCCGCGGTGAAGAAGGCCAACAGGAAGAAGAAGGACTACACGGACCAAGACGTCAACGGCTTCCTGGAGTTTCTGCAGCAGAACGGACAAACGACGACGGCGGATGGGCAGGAGGAGCTGAGGCAGGAGGTGGAGGGGGCCTTGAGGAAGGACCAGAGGAGAGAAAACAGGAGGCTCAAGAGGCAGACGGACAAGAAGAGCAAAATG CTGTGCTTCAACTGCAGGAAGCCCGGCCACGGCCTGGCCGACTGTCCCGACGCCGAGCGGGACCGCGAGATGGGCCGCGGCATCTGCTACCGGTGCGGATCCACCGAGCATGAGATCCAGCGCTGCCGGGCCAAAGTGGACCCCGCCGTCG GAGACTTCCCGTACGCCAAGTGCTTCATCTGCAGTCAGACGGGACATTTGTCGCGCTCCTGCCCGGACAACCCCAAAGGCCTCTACGCTCAAG GAGGAAGCTGTCGTGTTTGCGGATCAGTGGAACATTTCCAGAAGGACTGTCCCGAACATCAAGCCTCAA GTCAGAGCGTGACGTTGGGCTGGCTGTCCAACAACATGAGCGCCGACCACGAGGACGTCCACGTTCCCGTCACCAAAAGCAAGCCCGAGCGCGGCAAAGTGGTCGTCTTCTGA